One region of Flavobacteriales bacterium genomic DNA includes:
- a CDS encoding nitrate reductase subunit alpha, whose amino-acid sequence MSWIEDIISPKTRKWEEFYRNRWQYDKVIRSTHGVNCTGGCSWAIHVKDGVVVWEMQQLDYPQFNKEVPPYEPRGCQRGISYSWYLYSPIRVKYPIVRGALIDLFRVEKEKAGGDAVQAWANLQADPQKRHRYQRARGKGGFRRVHWDEITELIAASNIYTVQKYGPDRLIGFSPIPAMSMLSYASGARYLQLMGGVNLSFYDWYCDLPNAFPEIWGEQTDVCESADWYKSKYIISMGANLGMTRTPDIHFFSEARHNGTKTVVMSPDFSMVAKHADQWLPLHAGSDGAFWMAVTHVILKEFHVDRQVPYFIDYVKRFTDCPFLIKLNKNGDNYLPGKMVRVNEVVNFKNVENSDWKFLNFDSKTGSLVSPMGTSGYRWQEEKGKWNLNFNDGETGKEYDPELTLIENNDDILQVEFTEYGLDKKAVRGVPVRYIVDKEGNKVPVTTIYDVTMAQYGVGRGLEGDYPSSYDDKDSAYTPAWQEIFTGLSQKEVIQISREWANTAEKTEGACMVIVGAAINHWFHNNLMYRSSIMAQMLTGCNGKNGGGMNHYVGQEKLAPMDSWATIMSSKDWGTAPRLQQGPIWHYINSSQWRYDGNQKYYNSSPENKLANMHSADWAVMSVRNGWMPYYPQYNKSNYDIVREAQEAGHTTDEAMRKHIVNQLKDGSLVHSVAQPDEEINFPRVWFIWRGNAIGTSAKGHEYFLDHYLGTHNNKIADEVAGDVVQDIEFKKEGARGKMDLVIDINFRMDTSALYSDIVLPTASWYEKADINSTDMHSFIHPLSEAIPPVWEAKTDWQIFQGLAKKVQEMAPHYLPDVMKDVVNVPLVHDSKDEISQTNLQDWSKGECEAIPGKTMHKIVFKDRDYTKIYDKFISLGKGVAENGLGAHGNSYKCEDVYQEMLQRRQHISKWDDGTEYPSLKEDVEAINAILKLSTLTNGKLSKRCYENMAEKIGVPEIAKLGDAYESVQMEYMDLQAQPKRYNSSPLWSGLMHDGRTYAAYTYNVDMFVPWRTLTGRQHFYLDHDAYIAFGEHLSTYKPSPTPEAYGDLRVTVNDGKAKMLNCLTPHGKWHIHSTYGDTLRMLTLSRGAEPCWISEVDAAELGINDNDHVEVYNDHGTYVARACVSSRIPKGVCIVYHAVERTYNIPKSQERRGKNGEPRRGGMNNSFTRVHLKPNLMCGGYGQFTYHFNYWGPVGVNRDTHVLVRKMEKVEY is encoded by the coding sequence ATGAGTTGGATAGAAGACATCATATCACCTAAAACACGAAAGTGGGAAGAATTTTACAGAAATAGATGGCAATACGACAAAGTTATTAGAAGTACGCATGGCGTTAACTGTACTGGTGGCTGTTCGTGGGCTATACATGTAAAAGATGGTGTTGTTGTTTGGGAAATGCAGCAATTGGATTACCCACAATTTAATAAAGAAGTACCCCCTTACGAGCCTAGGGGTTGTCAAAGAGGTATTTCATACTCTTGGTATTTGTATAGTCCTATACGTGTAAAATACCCTATTGTAAGAGGTGCTCTAATTGATTTATTTCGTGTAGAAAAAGAAAAAGCTGGTGGCGATGCAGTACAGGCTTGGGCAAATTTACAAGCAGACCCTCAAAAAAGACACCGTTACCAAAGAGCTAGAGGAAAAGGTGGTTTTAGAAGAGTACATTGGGATGAGATTACTGAGCTAATCGCAGCCTCAAATATTTATACTGTTCAAAAGTACGGTCCTGATCGTCTTATAGGTTTTTCTCCTATTCCGGCTATGAGTATGTTAAGCTACGCCTCAGGAGCAAGGTATCTACAATTAATGGGTGGTGTAAATCTAAGTTTTTACGATTGGTATTGTGACTTGCCAAACGCTTTCCCAGAGATATGGGGAGAACAAACTGATGTATGTGAAAGTGCTGATTGGTACAAGTCTAAATATATCATTTCGATGGGTGCTAATCTCGGCATGACTAGAACACCTGATATTCATTTCTTTTCTGAAGCGAGACACAATGGTACAAAAACAGTAGTAATGTCACCAGACTTTAGTATGGTCGCAAAACACGCCGATCAATGGTTGCCATTACACGCTGGTTCAGACGGTGCTTTTTGGATGGCGGTAACTCATGTTATTCTAAAAGAATTTCATGTTGATAGACAAGTTCCTTACTTCATAGATTATGTAAAACGATTTACTGATTGTCCGTTTCTAATTAAGCTTAATAAAAATGGGGACAATTACTTACCTGGAAAAATGGTGCGTGTTAATGAGGTTGTGAACTTTAAAAACGTTGAAAATAGCGATTGGAAGTTTTTAAATTTTGACTCCAAAACAGGCAGCTTGGTTTCTCCGATGGGAACATCGGGTTATCGTTGGCAGGAAGAAAAAGGAAAATGGAACCTCAATTTTAATGATGGTGAAACTGGTAAAGAATACGATCCAGAATTAACTTTAATTGAAAACAATGATGATATCCTTCAGGTTGAATTCACCGAATACGGCTTAGATAAAAAGGCAGTTCGTGGAGTTCCTGTGAGATATATTGTTGATAAAGAAGGCAATAAAGTTCCAGTAACAACTATCTACGATGTTACTATGGCACAATACGGTGTTGGTAGAGGTTTAGAAGGGGATTATCCTTCGTCATATGACGACAAAGACAGTGCCTACACCCCTGCATGGCAAGAAATCTTTACAGGACTTAGTCAAAAAGAAGTTATTCAAATTTCTCGTGAATGGGCAAATACGGCAGAGAAAACAGAAGGGGCGTGTATGGTAATAGTTGGTGCTGCAATCAATCACTGGTTCCACAACAACTTAATGTATCGCTCATCAATAATGGCTCAAATGCTAACGGGTTGTAATGGAAAAAATGGTGGAGGAATGAACCATTATGTTGGACAGGAAAAATTAGCCCCTATGGACTCTTGGGCAACCATAATGAGTTCTAAAGATTGGGGAACAGCTCCAAGGTTACAACAAGGTCCTATTTGGCATTATATCAACTCCTCACAATGGAGGTATGATGGCAATCAAAAATACTATAACTCATCGCCTGAGAATAAACTCGCTAATATGCATAGTGCTGACTGGGCGGTTATGTCAGTTCGAAATGGTTGGATGCCTTACTACCCACAATACAATAAGAGTAATTACGATATTGTTAGAGAGGCTCAAGAGGCTGGACATACGACTGACGAGGCTATGCGTAAGCATATTGTCAATCAGTTAAAAGACGGCTCCTTGGTACATTCTGTGGCTCAACCAGACGAAGAGATTAACTTCCCTAGAGTGTGGTTTATATGGAGAGGTAATGCCATTGGTACATCAGCCAAAGGACATGAGTATTTCTTAGACCATTATTTAGGCACACATAACAATAAAATTGCAGATGAGGTGGCTGGTGACGTTGTACAAGATATTGAATTTAAGAAAGAAGGTGCTAGAGGAAAAATGGACCTGGTGATTGATATCAACTTTAGAATGGACACTTCAGCCTTGTATTCTGACATTGTTCTGCCAACTGCCTCTTGGTATGAAAAAGCCGATATCAACTCAACAGACATGCATTCGTTTATTCACCCCCTTTCTGAGGCTATTCCACCAGTATGGGAGGCAAAAACGGACTGGCAAATTTTTCAAGGTTTAGCCAAAAAAGTTCAAGAAATGGCACCTCATTACTTACCTGATGTCATGAAGGATGTTGTAAATGTGCCATTGGTTCATGATTCAAAAGATGAAATTAGCCAAACTAATTTACAAGATTGGAGTAAAGGAGAGTGCGAAGCTATTCCTGGCAAAACAATGCATAAAATTGTATTTAAGGATAGGGATTACACCAAAATATATGACAAATTTATTTCTTTGGGTAAAGGGGTTGCAGAAAACGGATTGGGCGCACACGGAAATTCTTACAAATGTGAAGATGTCTACCAAGAAATGTTGCAAAGAAGACAACACATATCCAAATGGGATGATGGAACAGAATACCCTTCATTAAAAGAAGATGTTGAAGCTATAAACGCAATATTGAAACTATCAACACTAACAAACGGTAAGTTAAGTAAGCGTTGTTATGAGAATATGGCAGAAAAAATCGGTGTCCCAGAAATTGCCAAGTTAGGAGACGCTTATGAAAGTGTTCAAATGGAATATATGGACCTTCAAGCACAACCTAAACGCTATAATTCTTCTCCTTTATGGTCTGGTCTTATGCATGATGGCAGAACCTATGCCGCCTACACATACAATGTTGACATGTTTGTCCCTTGGAGAACACTTACGGGAAGACAGCATTTTTACTTAGATCATGATGCTTATATCGCTTTTGGAGAGCATCTATCGACCTATAAACCTTCACCTACCCCCGAAGCTTATGGCGACCTGAGGGTTACTGTAAATGATGGTAAAGCAAAAATGCTTAACTGCCTTACTCCGCATGGAAAATGGCACATTCACTCCACTTATGGAGATACATTAAGAATGCTTACGCTTTCTAGAGGGGCTGAGCCTTGCTGGATTAGTGAGGTAGATGCTGCCGAATTAGGAATAAACGATAACGACCACGTAGAAGTTTATAATGACCATGGTACATATGTGGCAAGGGCTTGTGTAAGTTCTCGTATTCCTAAAGGTGTATGTATTGTATATCACGCTGTAGAAAGGACGTATAACATCCCTAAGTCACAAGAAAGAAGGGGTAAAAATGGTGAGCCAAGACGAGGGGGTATGAACAATTCTTTTACAAGGGTACACCTTAAGCCAAATTTAATGTGTGGTGGTTACGGTCAATTTACCTATCACTTCAACTATTGGGGGCCAGTAGGCGTCAATAGAGACACCCATGTGTTGGTTCGTAAAATGGAAAAAGTAGAATATTAA
- a CDS encoding cytochrome c, with the protein MKKYNSFWFVIGLVLASFLIAEAQDGEALYNQNCTACHKFGQKLIGPDLIGINEKRSEKWLIEFIRSSQSMIKSGDAEAVAIFEEFNQMVMNDQTHLSDADIKAILAHIESQSSSEAGNSETAEPIEEVVIEYTQEDIDKGKLLFSGKEQFANGGASCISCHNVTNDELISGGLLAKDLTKAFSRMGDAGVSSIISSSPFPVMSTAYQNNPLDSIEIVQLTAFLKHADEVSAEQMENNGNALFVFGGGGGIIILFLLIGLVWARRLRNSVKEDIYNR; encoded by the coding sequence ATGAAAAAATACAATTCGTTTTGGTTTGTTATAGGATTAGTTTTAGCGTCATTTCTTATCGCAGAGGCTCAAGATGGAGAAGCTCTTTACAATCAAAATTGTACCGCCTGCCATAAGTTTGGACAAAAACTAATTGGTCCTGATTTGATTGGTATCAATGAAAAAAGAAGTGAAAAATGGTTAATTGAATTTATTCGTTCGTCACAATCAATGATTAAATCAGGTGATGCTGAAGCAGTAGCAATCTTTGAAGAGTTTAATCAAATGGTTATGAACGACCAAACTCATTTGAGTGATGCAGATATCAAAGCAATACTAGCACATATCGAAAGTCAAAGCTCTTCAGAAGCTGGTAACAGTGAAACAGCTGAGCCTATTGAAGAGGTTGTTATAGAATACACACAAGAAGATATTGATAAAGGTAAGTTGTTGTTTTCTGGAAAAGAACAATTTGCAAATGGTGGTGCTTCGTGTATAAGTTGTCATAATGTTACTAATGATGAACTTATTAGTGGTGGTTTACTAGCCAAAGACCTTACAAAAGCTTTTAGTCGCATGGGTGATGCTGGTGTGAGTAGTATTATCTCGTCTTCGCCTTTTCCTGTTATGTCCACAGCCTACCAAAACAATCCTTTAGATAGTATAGAAATCGTTCAACTAACCGCTTTTTTAAAACACGCAGATGAGGTGAGTGCTGAACAAATGGAAAACAATGGCAATGCTTTGTTTGTTTTTGGAGGAGGAGGGGGTATTATTATACTCTTCCTTTTAATTGGATTGGTTTGGGCAAGACGACTAAGAAACTCGGTAAAAGAAGATATTTATAACAGATAA
- the narI gene encoding respiratory nitrate reductase subunit gamma: MMLLDSLIFEKTINYSLIGLAVIILGLTLFVVYKIWPVVEEKRMRIKPKANNYVNVLLSMLIAASFIVFLIKEGLENNVGMLDYFLFSIFPYITVVIFIIGSIYRYKKRGFQVSSLSSQFLERKKLFWGSQPFHWGLMVLFFGHLIAFLFPKALLAWNGEPVRLIILEISSFVFGLSALIGLILLIKRRLESKMIVVSTNKMDMLVYTVLIVQFVSGLGIAYFERWGSSWFAGVLTPYLRSIFAFNPEISAVSEMPWIIQIHIFSAFFIVAIIPFTRFVHFLVAPIDYIWRKYQLVIWNWNKDKIRKSTDYFYGRKPEN, translated from the coding sequence ATGATGTTATTAGATTCGCTTATTTTTGAAAAAACAATTAATTATTCTCTTATTGGACTTGCGGTTATTATTTTGGGGCTTACCCTATTTGTTGTTTATAAAATTTGGCCTGTTGTTGAGGAAAAACGCATGAGGATTAAACCCAAAGCCAACAACTATGTCAATGTACTTTTAAGTATGTTAATCGCCGCTTCATTTATTGTGTTTTTAATCAAAGAAGGATTAGAAAATAATGTTGGCATGTTAGACTATTTTCTCTTTTCTATATTTCCATATATAACCGTTGTTATTTTCATAATAGGATCAATTTATCGATACAAGAAAAGAGGTTTTCAAGTTTCTTCGTTATCTTCACAGTTTTTAGAGAGAAAAAAATTGTTTTGGGGTAGTCAGCCGTTCCACTGGGGTTTAATGGTCTTGTTTTTTGGACACCTCATCGCATTTCTATTTCCAAAAGCCTTATTGGCTTGGAATGGAGAGCCGGTGCGTTTAATTATATTAGAAATATCGTCTTTTGTATTTGGTTTATCAGCACTAATTGGCTTAATTCTACTCATCAAGCGTCGATTGGAAAGCAAAATGATTGTTGTCTCGACAAACAAAATGGATATGTTAGTATATACCGTGTTAATAGTTCAATTTGTTTCTGGTCTTGGTATAGCTTATTTTGAGCGTTGGGGATCGTCGTGGTTTGCTGGTGTTTTAACACCTTATCTAAGGTCTATTTTTGCATTTAATCCTGAAATTAGTGCTGTAAGCGAGATGCCGTGGATAATACAAATTCACATCTTTTCGGCTTTCTTTATTGTGGCTATAATTCCTTTTACTCGATTTGTGCACTTTTTGGTTGCACCAATAGACTATATATGGAGAAAATACCAATTGGTCATTTGGAATTGGAATAAAGATAAAATCCGTAAATCTACAGACTACTTCTACGGAAGAAAACCAGAAAATTAA
- a CDS encoding Crp/Fnr family transcriptional regulator, with protein sequence MTKPNNIIETPHCTECDSRCDNQLFNTLSVLELDKTSKEKGGCCYKKGQHIFTEGTRGHGLYCVYKGKVKIHKLGVEAKEQIVRFAKEGDVIGYRSLLSNEPYYATASALEDSILCYISKKTFLEMLENNKNLSYNVIQMLTQNLKESEKKIINLKQKPVIQRVSESLLILKEKFGLTEDGYLTVKLSRREIGDLSGVTTETTIRTLSELNKKGIIHLKGKSIGLVNMSRLVETANIYD encoded by the coding sequence ATGACAAAGCCAAATAATATAATTGAAACACCACATTGTACTGAATGCGACTCAAGGTGTGACAACCAATTGTTCAACACCTTGTCAGTATTAGAACTAGACAAGACAAGCAAAGAAAAAGGGGGGTGTTGCTATAAAAAAGGGCAACATATTTTTACCGAAGGCACTCGTGGTCACGGTTTGTATTGTGTTTATAAAGGAAAGGTAAAAATTCATAAACTTGGTGTTGAAGCCAAAGAGCAAATCGTTCGTTTTGCCAAAGAAGGAGACGTTATTGGTTATCGCTCATTGTTAAGCAATGAGCCATACTATGCAACCGCATCAGCTCTTGAAGACTCGATACTTTGTTATATTTCAAAAAAGACATTTTTAGAAATGCTAGAAAACAACAAAAACCTTTCTTATAATGTTATTCAAATGCTAACACAAAACCTAAAAGAGTCGGAGAAAAAAATAATCAACCTAAAACAAAAGCCTGTTATTCAAAGGGTTAGCGAATCGTTATTAATTCTAAAAGAAAAGTTTGGTCTTACTGAAGACGGCTACCTTACTGTAAAACTTAGTAGACGAGAAATTGGAGACCTATCGGGAGTAACAACAGAAACAACCATACGAACACTATCAGAGCTCAACAAAAAAGGCATCATACACCTAAAAGGTAAATCCATAGGCTTGGTAAATATGAGCCGTCTTGTCGAGACCGCAAACATTTACGATTAA
- the narH gene encoding nitrate reductase subunit beta: MDIRSQISMVFHLDKCIGCHTCSVACKNIWTDRKGAEYMWWNNVETKPGTGYPTKWEDQDIYQGGWEKNGDTVSLKGAGKLKGLKNIFHNPNMPVLDDYYHPWRYKYEDLFTSPEGDDQPIGRAVSLITGEPMEIKAGPNWDDDLGGSPDYARKDTNFKSLSNAEQEAMFQLEKMTMMYLPRICNHCLNPACVASCPSGALYKRGEDGVVLINQERCRAWRMCVTACPYKKTYYNWSSGKSEKCILCYPRLESGQAPACMHSCVGRIRYLGVMLYDADKIHEVASCDEKDLVDKQLDIYLDPNDPKVIEEAKKCGIAESTIKAAQDSPVYKFVKEWEIALPLHPEFRTIPNLFYVPPMLPGMAQVDGDGVYESSSKSLFPSIDENRLPMKYIASLFSAGDTDIVRKVYDKMMAVKVHRRAETVGDLPQDEVKDLMAKAKINGDSANAIYRLTSLATFEERFVIPPAHREESIEMLEATAEFKGENGFGFKERPARGL; this comes from the coding sequence ATGGATATTAGGTCGCAAATTTCAATGGTTTTTCATTTAGACAAATGTATTGGTTGTCACACTTGCTCTGTCGCTTGTAAAAACATCTGGACAGATAGAAAGGGTGCTGAATACATGTGGTGGAATAATGTAGAAACAAAACCAGGAACTGGATACCCCACAAAATGGGAAGATCAAGATATTTACCAAGGGGGGTGGGAAAAAAACGGCGATACTGTTTCTTTAAAAGGTGCTGGAAAATTAAAAGGTTTGAAAAACATCTTTCACAATCCTAATATGCCAGTATTAGATGATTATTACCACCCATGGAGATATAAATACGAAGATTTATTTACCTCGCCAGAGGGAGATGACCAACCTATTGGAAGGGCGGTTTCATTAATTACTGGTGAGCCTATGGAAATTAAGGCTGGTCCTAACTGGGATGATGACTTGGGTGGTTCGCCAGACTATGCGCGTAAAGATACCAACTTCAAAAGCTTGAGTAATGCCGAACAAGAGGCTATGTTTCAGTTAGAAAAGATGACAATGATGTATCTGCCTCGAATATGTAACCACTGCCTTAATCCGGCTTGTGTGGCGTCATGTCCTTCTGGTGCTTTATACAAAAGGGGTGAGGATGGTGTTGTTCTCATTAATCAAGAGCGTTGTAGAGCGTGGAGAATGTGTGTGACTGCTTGTCCCTATAAAAAAACATATTACAATTGGAGTAGTGGTAAGTCTGAAAAGTGTATCCTTTGCTATCCAAGACTGGAGTCGGGTCAAGCTCCTGCATGTATGCATTCTTGTGTTGGGCGTATTAGATATCTTGGTGTTATGCTATACGATGCAGACAAAATTCATGAGGTAGCATCTTGCGACGAAAAAGATTTAGTGGATAAGCAGCTAGATATATACCTAGACCCCAATGACCCTAAGGTTATAGAAGAGGCTAAAAAATGTGGAATAGCTGAATCTACTATAAAGGCTGCTCAAGACTCGCCGGTGTACAAGTTTGTTAAAGAGTGGGAAATTGCACTTCCTTTACATCCAGAGTTTAGAACTATCCCTAACCTATTTTATGTTCCTCCAATGCTACCCGGAATGGCTCAGGTTGACGGCGATGGGGTATATGAGTCAAGTTCTAAGTCTTTGTTTCCAAGTATTGACGAAAATCGATTGCCAATGAAGTATATCGCCTCCTTATTTTCTGCGGGAGATACCGATATTGTAAGAAAAGTATACGACAAAATGATGGCTGTTAAGGTTCATCGTAGAGCAGAAACAGTCGGAGATTTACCTCAAGATGAGGTCAAGGATTTGATGGCAAAAGCAAAAATTAATGGAGATTCCGCAAACGCTATCTATAGGCTAACATCGCTTGCCACCTTTGAGGAGCGTTTCGTTATTCCGCCCGCTCATAGAGAGGAGTCTATTGAAATGCTTGAGGCTACAGCTGAGTTTAAAGGAGAAAATGGATTTGGATTTAAAGAAAGACCTGCTAGAGGATTATAA
- the moaA gene encoding GTP 3',8-cyclase MoaA, whose translation MNKQTCLTDRYGRVHNYLRISLTERCNLRCFYCMPEEGIPIREKSCFMTQEELLVIARTFVELGVNKIRLTGGEPLIRKDAHQIILQLAKLDVELAITTNGVLVDQFIKTFNAAGIRAVNVSLDSLVEVKQNKISRRNYFKRVFDNICLLVDEGFYVKINVVLIKGVNDDEIIDFIELSKDKNVHIRFIEFMPFDGNKWDWSKGVGYKEIMDVVQGHYSKSNIEKEQANTNDTAISYAIKSYKGTFGIISSVTQPFCSGCNRIRLTADGKIKNCLFSNSETDLLYALRNNTTSIYELIKNNLQSKKAERGGMKLFNTISDPSEITPNRSMISIGG comes from the coding sequence ATGAACAAACAAACTTGTTTAACAGATCGGTATGGTAGGGTTCATAATTATTTAAGAATATCACTTACAGAAAGATGTAACCTAAGGTGTTTCTATTGTATGCCTGAAGAAGGAATTCCTATTAGAGAGAAGTCCTGTTTTATGACCCAAGAAGAATTGCTTGTAATAGCAAGAACCTTTGTTGAATTAGGAGTAAATAAAATTAGGCTTACAGGAGGAGAGCCCCTAATTAGAAAAGATGCTCATCAGATAATTCTTCAGTTAGCAAAATTAGATGTAGAACTTGCCATCACAACTAACGGTGTGTTAGTAGATCAATTCATAAAAACATTTAATGCTGCCGGAATAAGGGCGGTAAACGTCAGTTTAGACTCTCTTGTTGAGGTCAAACAAAATAAAATTAGCAGAAGAAATTATTTTAAAAGAGTGTTTGACAACATTTGTCTTTTGGTTGATGAGGGCTTTTATGTAAAAATAAATGTGGTGCTTATAAAAGGGGTTAACGATGATGAAATAATAGATTTCATTGAGTTAAGTAAAGATAAAAATGTTCACATACGATTTATAGAATTTATGCCTTTTGATGGCAATAAATGGGATTGGTCCAAAGGGGTTGGGTATAAAGAAATAATGGACGTAGTACAAGGCCATTATAGTAAATCTAACATTGAAAAAGAGCAAGCCAACACTAACGATACCGCAATTTCTTACGCCATAAAGAGCTATAAAGGAACGTTTGGAATAATTAGTTCAGTAACCCAACCCTTTTGTAGTGGGTGCAACAGAATAAGGCTGACTGCAGATGGTAAAATCAAAAACTGTTTATTTTCTAATTCTGAAACAGATTTGTTATATGCCTTAAGAAACAACACAACCAGCATTTATGAGTTGATAAAAAATAATTTACAATCTAAGAAAGCAGAACGAGGCGGAATGAAATTATTCAACACAATATCAGACCCCTCTGAAATAACACCAAACAGAAGTATGATTAGCATAGGAGGTTGA
- a CDS encoding hemerythrin domain-containing protein — translation MRIIDKKTGKRIVGSNQKEINKSLNKLDPIQRNALKGDELEEHSPMDPPTAYDSTYTVEGVKYEDMNPLLQGFVDDHKLAIEKLQTFEQSLISFKENNYILTKEINDSFSSFFQFYDESISDHNIREEKQLFPLLHQRLIESGEKSEGDQPQTAIDMMEDDHVKLIQLSVLTFNILGLATRLPDNHSKALAFDVAFNNGMEFVELLRLHIYREDNILFPLAHQLITPKEFTEITKR, via the coding sequence ATGAGAATAATAGATAAAAAAACAGGCAAAAGAATAGTTGGTTCTAATCAAAAAGAAATCAACAAATCACTAAACAAACTAGACCCTATACAAAGAAACGCCTTGAAGGGCGATGAGTTAGAAGAACACTCTCCTATGGATCCTCCAACAGCTTATGATTCAACCTATACTGTAGAGGGTGTTAAATACGAAGACATGAACCCTCTTTTGCAAGGGTTTGTCGATGACCATAAGTTGGCCATTGAAAAACTACAAACCTTCGAACAATCTTTAATTAGCTTTAAGGAGAACAACTACATTCTAACCAAAGAAATAAATGACTCTTTTAGCTCTTTTTTTCAGTTTTATGATGAAAGCATTTCAGACCATAATATTAGAGAAGAAAAACAACTTTTTCCATTACTACATCAAAGACTAATTGAATCAGGAGAAAAAAGCGAGGGAGACCAGCCACAGACAGCTATAGACATGATGGAGGACGACCACGTAAAACTAATTCAACTTAGTGTTTTGACATTTAACATATTGGGCTTAGCGACCAGGCTTCCAGACAACCACTCAAAAGCATTAGCTTTTGATGTTGCTTTTAACAACGGGATGGAATTTGTGGAACTTTTAAGACTCCATATATACAGAGAGGACAATATTTTATTTCCATTAGCCCATCAATTAATTACGCCAAAAGAATTTACCGAGATAACAAAGCGATGA